In one Lolium rigidum isolate FL_2022 chromosome 3, APGP_CSIRO_Lrig_0.1, whole genome shotgun sequence genomic region, the following are encoded:
- the LOC124704242 gene encoding uncharacterized protein LOC124704242 — translation MALLQHQRLPGIGCGDILARARSQCLAAASHAPSLPVLLHVNGGSRQAHLVSRKAGNALSLSGRSRRRELCVVAASTASVTPALPSGVSASDVLWPSAGAFLAMAVLGRIDQMMAFKGVSLTIAPLGAVCAVLFTAPASPAAKKYNIFVAQIGCAAIGVLALSLFGPGWLARGAALSASIAFMTITGSTHPPAASLPLLFIDGPKFHNLQFWYALFPGAAGCVILCLIQEVVVYLKKNYKF, via the exons ATGGCGTTGCTGCAGCACCAAAGGTTGCCCGGCATTGGCTGCGGCGACATCTTGGCACGGGCAAGATCACAATGTCTGGCAGCGGCGTCCCATGCCCCCTCTTTACCTGTCTTGCTGCACGTTAATGGCGGCAGCAGGCAGGCTCATCTCGTCTCGCGTAAGGCCGGCAACGCCCTAAGCTTGAgcgggaggagcaggaggcgaGAACTATGCGTCGTCGCGGCGTCCACGGCCAGCGTCACGCCTGCCTTGCCTAGCGGAGTCAGCGCCAGCGATGTCCTTTGGCCCTCAGCTG GTGCATTCTTGGCGATGGCAGTGCTAGGAAGAATAGATCAGATGATGGCGTTCAAGGGAGTATCATTGACAATTGCACCTCTTGGAGCTGTCTGCGCTGTGCTTTTCACCGCTCCAGCCTCGCCAGCTGCCAAG AAATATAATATATTCGTCGCCCAGATTGGTTGCGCAGCAATCGGTGTGCTTGCCCTGTCGTTGTTTGGGCCTGGTTGGTTAGCAAGGGGTGCAGCTCTTTCTGCTTCCATAGCATTCATGACCATCACAGGTTCTACACACCCTCCAG CTGCAAGCTTGCCTCTCTTGTTTATTGATGGCCCGAAGTTTCACAACTTGCAATTCTGGTATGCACTTTTCCCTGGAGCAGCAGGCTGCGTCATTCTTTGCTTGATT CAAGAAGTGGTGGTTTACCTGAAGAAGAACTACAAGTTTTGA
- the LOC124697375 gene encoding glucosamine inositolphosphorylceramide transferase 1-like: MSSSPRPATAAHRRRPHHSPPSAPAYLCAAITLLALVAAAFSRALAPRFPHPPATRRCGADAEGSWSAGVFLGDSPFTLKPIEHWGISNDEGAAWPVANPAVTCADVAEAGFPSSFVANPFLFIQGDAIYMFFETKNPATSQGDIAAAVSKDSGATWQQLGVVLDEDWHLSYPYVFSYDNKIYMMPESSKNGDLRLYRALDFPLTWKLEKVLLEKPLVDSVIINFQGSYWLLGSDLSSYGGKQNGELSIWYSSSPLAPWNPHRHNPIRSMANRSSFRNGGRPIIYDGNLYRIGKDSGGVSGHSIKVFKVEILTANEYKEVEVSFAIDKPPKEKHAWNGARSHHLDVQWLQSSQVWIGVMDGDRVSSSDSVHRPTIGYMIYGVTLVLILLLGGLIGAIKCTLPLRWCAPQTEKRDDFFHAKQQFVLQDKLSLLISSLNKLGSLLGGRIDYRTWKGRVSVAVVILILTFLTCLGTHYIYGGNGAEGPYPIKGRYSQFTLLTMTYDVRLWNLKMFVEHYSKCASVREIVVVWNKGRPPVQNELKSAVPVRVRVEDKNTLNNRFNIDEEIKTRAVMELDDDIMMPCDDLERGFKVWREHPDRIVGYYPRLAEGTPLEYRNERYARQQGGYNMILTGAAFMDHDLAFKRYWSEKAEVGRETVDSFFNCEDVLLNFLFANASSMSTVEYVKPAWAIDMSKFSGVAISRNTQAHYHVRSKCLAEFSEIYGNLTAKRFFSSRGDDWDV, from the exons ATGTCGTCGTCCCcgcggccggcgacggcggcgcatcGCCGGCGCCCCCACCACTCCCCGCCCTCCGCGCCCGCCTACCTCTGCGCCGCGATCACGCTCCTCGCCCTCGTCGCCGCGGCCTTCTCCCGCGCGCTCGCCCCCCGCTTCCCGCACCCGCCCGCCACACGCCGCTGCGGCGCCGACGCCGAGGGCTCCTGGTCCGCCGGCGTCTTCCTCGGCGACTCCCCATTCACCCTCAAGCCAATCGAACAC TGGGGGATCTCGAACGACGAAGGAGCTGCGTGGCCGGTGGCGAACCCGGCGGTGACGTGCGCGGACGTGGCGGAGGCCGGATTCCCCAGCAGCTTCGTCGCCAACCCCTTCCTCTTCATCCAG GGTGATGCCATTTACATGTTTTTCGAGACGAAGAACCCAGCTACATCACAAGGTGACATTGCCGCTGCTGTGAGCAAGGACTCCGGTGCAACATGGCAGCAATTGGGCGTGGTGCTAGATGAGGACTGGCATCTTTCATACCCATATGTGTTCAGCTACGATAACAAG ATCTATATGATGCCGGAAAGTAGCAAGAATGGAGATCTTCGGTTATACCGTGCATTGGATTTCCCCCTTACGTGGAAATTGGAGAAGGTCCTTCTGGAGAAGCCACTTGTAGATTCAGTGATCATAAATTTCCAGGGTTCCTATTGGCTCCTTGGATCAGATTTAAGCTCTTATGGTGGAAAACAGAATGGAGAGCTCAGTATCTGGTATAGCAGCTCTCCTCTTGCTCCTTGGAATCCACACAGGCATAATCCAATTCGTAGCATGGCCAACAGGTCGAGTTTTAGAAATGGAGGCAGGCCAATCATTTATGATGGCAATCTCTATCGTATAGGCAAAGATAGTGGCGGTGTATCTGGCCATAGTATCAAAGTCTTCAAAGTTGAAATCCTGACAGCAAATGAATACAAGGAAGTTGAGGTATCATTTGCCATCGACAAGCCCCCAAAGGAAAAACATGCATGGAATGGTGCACGGTCCCATCATCTTGATGTTCAATGGCTTCAATCAAGTCAAGTCTGGATTGGGGTAATGGATGGTGATAGAGTGTCCTCAAGTGATTCAGTTCACCGTCCGACCATAGGGTACATGATTTATGGAGTCACTCTTGTACTAATTCTGCTGCTTGGTGGGCTCATTGGTGCGATTAAGTGCACGTTGCCACTCAGATGGTGTGCTCCACAAACTGAGAAACGGGATGATTTCTTCCATGCAAAGCAGCAATTCGTTCTACAGGACAAGCTAAGCTTGCTGATTTCCAGTTTGAACAAGTTGGGTTCTCTTCTCGGTGGGAGAATTGACTACAGAACTTGGAAGGGCCGAGTTTCTGTAGCAGTAGTTATACTAATTTTAACTTTTCTAACTTGTCTTGGAACTCACTACATATATGGTGGCAATGGTGCTGAAGGGCCATATCCAATCAAGGGTAGATACTCACAGTTCACACTGTTAACTATGACATATGACGTCCGCCTTTGGAATTTGAAGATGTTTGTGGAGCATTACTCCAAATGTGCGTCAGTGAGGGAGATTGTAGTTGTCTGGAACAAGGGCCGTCCCCCAGTACAAAATGAATTGAAGTCAGCAGTTCCTGTCAGAGTCAGAGTTGAAGATAAAAACACTCTGAACAACAGATTCAACATAGACGAAGAAATTAAGACAAGAGCTGTtatggagcttgatgatgatatcATGATGCCATGTGATGACTTAGAGCGTGGGTTCAAGGTATGGAGGGAGCACCCTGACAGGATCGTTGGCTACTATCCACGCCTTGCTGAAGGTACTCCACTGGAATACCGCAATGAGAGATATGCTCGGCAACAAGGAGGTTATAACATGATACTGACTGGAGCAgcatttatggatcatgacttggCTTTTAAGAGGTATTGGAGCGAGAAGGCTGAGGTAGGAAGGGAGACTGTTGACAGTTTCTTCAATTGTGAGGACGTCCTTCTAAATTTCTTGTTTGCGAATGCAAGCTCAATGAGCACAGTGGAGTATGTGAagccagcttgggcaattgacatgtCTAagttttcaggagtagccattagCCGAAACACACAAGCACATTATCATGTTAGGAGCAAATGCCTTGCTGAATTTTCAGAGATCTATGGAAACTTAACTGCTAAGAGATTCTTTAGCAGTAGAGGTGATGACTGGGATGTATAG